One genomic segment of Mycolicibacterium psychrotolerans includes these proteins:
- a CDS encoding LLM class F420-dependent oxidoreductase — MRFAITHPMHSHPYSPELVTGSGIATVAAAAEAAGFDGFGFTDHPAPTTRWLEAGGHDTLDPFVAMGFAAAHTATLRLIPNIVVLPYRNPFVVAKAGATLDLVSGGRFTLAVGVGYLKREFAALGVDFDERAALFEESLDMIRRIWTRDDVSFEGRHFAAEGITAHPRPVAAPHPPIWIGGNTSAARARVAAYGQGWCPFRAPAVLAKTARTAALDTVERLIAGIGDLRRRLEDAGRDPFGVDVAFTNDAGGDPGDDAFDADAFLAGASELEGAGVTWIQVTVPGDSLAHTVDAIERFGADVISAR; from the coding sequence GTGCGGTTCGCGATCACCCATCCGATGCACAGTCATCCCTACAGCCCCGAACTCGTCACCGGGTCGGGTATCGCGACGGTCGCCGCTGCGGCCGAGGCGGCCGGATTCGACGGGTTCGGCTTCACCGACCATCCGGCGCCCACCACGCGGTGGCTCGAGGCGGGTGGCCACGACACGCTGGATCCGTTCGTCGCGATGGGATTCGCCGCCGCCCACACCGCGACGCTGCGGCTCATCCCGAACATCGTCGTGCTGCCGTACCGCAACCCGTTCGTCGTGGCGAAGGCCGGGGCGACACTCGACCTGGTCTCCGGCGGCCGCTTCACCCTCGCGGTCGGGGTGGGCTACCTCAAGCGCGAATTCGCCGCGCTCGGTGTGGATTTCGACGAGCGCGCCGCACTGTTCGAAGAGTCCCTCGACATGATCCGGCGGATCTGGACCCGCGATGACGTCAGCTTCGAGGGCAGGCACTTCGCCGCCGAGGGCATCACGGCGCACCCCCGCCCCGTCGCCGCGCCGCACCCGCCGATCTGGATCGGCGGCAACACCTCGGCCGCGCGGGCGCGGGTGGCCGCCTACGGGCAGGGCTGGTGTCCGTTCCGTGCTCCTGCCGTGCTCGCGAAGACAGCCCGCACCGCCGCGCTGGACACGGTGGAGCGTCTCATCGCCGGCATCGGCGACCTGCGCCGCCGCCTCGAGGACGCGGGACGCGATCCGTTCGGCGTCGACGTCGCGTTCACCAACGACGCAGGCGGCGATCCCGGCGATGACGCCTTCGACGCCGACGCGTTCCTCGCCGGTGCATCCGAACTCGAGGGGGCCGGGGTGACGTGGATTCAGGTGACCGTGCCCGGCGACAGCCTGGCCCACACCGTGGACGCGATCGAGCGGTTCGGCGCCGATGTCATCTCCGCGCGTTGA